GGCGGCAGCGGCCAGGTGCTGGTCGAGATCCCTGCCAGCAGCGCCGCTGAGGTAGAGCTTGACCTGAATCTGGGGAAAGTCGGCCCGCAGGCCAAGCCGGACGCCCGGGAATTTTTCAGGCAAAGGCGCCAGCCGATCCCCCACCGCCGCCTCGGTTTCGCCGAAGACGGAGACGGTGTGGGTCAGATGACGCTCGCGAGCTGCCGGCAGCAGGCGGTGCAGGCGGGGCAGCACCTGCTCGGCCAGCATGCGGCGCATTTCGTGGGGGACCCCCGGCAGGAAGAAAAACCGGCAGCGGCCGATGACCATCTCAAACCCCGGGGCGCTGCCGACGGGGTTGGCCAGCCAGTCCGCCCCTTCGGGCAGCAGCGCCTGTTTGCGCTGGGAGGGGCTCAGCGGGATGCCCAGAGCTTGCAGAAAGCGTTGCACCGCCGCCAGCGCTTCGGGGTTGAGCACGGTCGCGACACCGGCCGCGCGGGCGGCGGCGGCCGCGCTGAGGTCATCAACCGTGGGCCCCAGTCCCCCGGTAACCACCGCCACCTCGGCCCGAACGCCGATTTCCTTCAGGGTCGCCGCCAAAAGCGCCAGATCGTCCCCCACGCAGAGGTGCCGGACCACCGTCAGGCCCTCCTGCTCCAACCGCCGCGCAATATGGGCGGAATTACTGTCGAGGACGGCGCCCGTCCGGATTTCCTCGCCGGTGGCCAGAATTTCTGCTTGCATGTCGGCTCCCTGGGCATCGGGCCTCTGCCGCCGGATGCGGGTTGACGCCCCCTGGAATCCTCCCTATACTGGGTTTCACCCCCGGAGGCAAGGGTCCCGCCGGGAAGATCCCTGTAACTGGGAGTAGCCGGATGCGGTTTTGGCTCATCATTTTGGGATTGGTTTACCTGGTCTCGCCGGTGGATCTTTTTTCGGATTTTTTCATCGGGTGGGGCTGGCTGGACGATCTTTTGATCCTCTGGCTCCTGTGGCACTTCCTCCTCAAGAACTGGATCAGCGACCGGAGCGCCGGCAACCCGGACGGCCACCAGAGCGACGAACGCTTCGAGCAGCAGCGGTCGGATTCCGCCGCCGGGCAGCCGTCAAGGTCCGCCGATCCTTTTGCGGTGCTGGGGGTGAGGCCGGGCGCACCGGCCGAGGACATCAAGGCGGCCTACCGGCGCCTGGTCAACCGCTACCATCCGGACAAGCTGCAGCACCTCGGGGAGGAGTTTCGCCAGTTGGCCGAAAAAAAATTCAAGGACATTCAGAGCGCGTATCAGTCGCTCAAAGACGCGGGGCAGGTGTAGGCGGGAAAGGCGATCAAAAGCCTTTGGGGAAGCGCTGCTGCATGCCGGCAAAAACCCCCCAAACGGCGGCAAATCCGTAGCCAACGAGAAAAGGGGGCGTAAAACGCCCCCCATGTAATCTTCGCGAACCGGCTGCGATATCAGCGCTTGGAGAACTGGAAGCGGGCGCGGGCGCCCCGTTGGCCGTACTTTTTGCGCTCTTTGGCCCGGGGATCGCGTCTGATGAACCCGGCGCGCTTGAGCAGCTTGCGGAACTCGGGATTGGCAACCAGCAGCGCGCGCGTGATGCCGTGGCGGATGGCGCCGGCTTGGCCGCTGGTGCCGCCGCCCAGGACCCGGATCTTGACATCGTAGGCCCCGAGGGTGTTGGTGGCTTCAAACGGTTGGGCGAGGGTCTTGCGGGCGGATTGCAGTTTGAAATAATCTTCCAGCGGGCGGTCGTTGACCGTGATCTGCCCCGTGCCGGGCATTATCCACGTCCGGGCGATGGAGGTTTTGCGTTTTCCGGTGGCGTAGTAAACTTCTTTTTCCATTCGATTCACCCTTCTAAGAAAATTCCAAAACTTCGGGCTGCTGGGCCTCGTGGGGATGCTGGCTGCCGGCGTAGACCTTGAGCTTTTTAAACAGCTGACGGCCCAGCCGGTTTTTGGGTAGCATCCCCTTGACGGCGAAACGGATCAGGTCTTCCGGACGTTTTTCCAGGAGTTTACGGGCCGTGATGGTCTTCAGCCCCCCCATGTAGCCGCTGTGGCGATAGTAGTTTTTCTGGTCCCACTTGCGTCCGGTGAGTCGGATCTTGTCGGCATTGACGACCACGATCCAATCACCGGTGTCCGCGTGGGGGGTGAAAAGCGGGTTGTGTTTGCCCCGCAGACGGGCGGCGACCGATGTGGCAAGCCGCCCCAGAACGGCGTCCTGGGCGTTGACCACGTACCACTTCTCCTGATTGTCGGCCCTCTTGGCACTGTAGGTGTATTTTTTCACGATTCAAGCTCCTGTTGAAAGAATCCGGATTTGATAAATAAATTCGCCGCCGATGTCAAGGGAAAAACAGCCCGGGCGCACAACACCCCGCCGTCGCCCCGCCTTGACAGCGGTCCGCCGTTGGGGTTAGGCTTCGCTTTAAAAGCTGCGATCCAGCGGCAGCCTCCAAAAGGAGCCCCTACCCATGGGCGGCACCAATCCCGACAGGCTTTCGGTGATGACCTTCAACCTGCGTTTCGGCCTCGCGGACGACGGCGCCAACGGCTGGGAGTTTCGACGCCGGTCCGTGGGCGCCCTTTTGCGGAATTTCCAGGCCGATTTTATGGGGTTTCAGGAGGTCAACCACTTCCAGGCCGATTTTCTGCAGACCCTCCTCAGCGCCCACCGCCTGATCGGCCAGCGCCAGCCGGCCCCGCCCTTCTGGCAAAACAACCTGATCTTCTACCACCGCGCGTGGCGCTGCGTTCACCGCGAGCATTTCTTCCTCAGCGCCACCCCCGGCATCCCCAGCCGCTTCCCGGACAGCCGCTGGCCGCGGCAGTGCACCCTGGGGGTCTTCCAGAGCGGATCGCGCAGGCTGGCGTGTATCAACACCCATTTCGACTTCGAAGACGACATCCAGGTGCGCAGCGCCCGGATCATCCTCCAGCGCCTGGCCCAGCTGCCGGCATCCCAGGCAAGCCTCCTGCTGGGCGATTTCAACGCCGACCCCTCCCGGCCCTGTTACCGGGTTTTCACCGGCGGCGGGCCGGAAACCGGCACCGAAGGCGGCCCCGCTTTCCGGAATGTTTGCAGCCCTCCCTTTCCCGCCACGTTTCACGGTTTCAAGGGCGGCCGCAGCGGCCGGCACATCGACTGGATTCTTTACCGCGGCGGGCTGGCACCGGAAACCTGCCGGGTTATCGAGGAACGCTTCGAGGGCCGTTATCCGTCCGACCACTACCCGCTACGGGCGGTCTTCCGCTGGCAACCCCACCCAAAACCCCAAAACGACTGAGCAGGCCTTGAACCGGCCGCCGGTCCGCCCCGCAGACTCAGGGCAGCGCCCAGGAGCGCGCCACGATGCGGCTGTCGGGCGGGGCCGCCCGGCGGGTCTGCATCTCTTGCAGCACCCGGCCGGCCCCCGCGCGATCGCTAAAACGGCCCACGAACACCCGGTAGTAGCTTCCCTTGCCGGGGACCCAG
This genomic interval from Desulfobacteraceae bacterium contains the following:
- a CDS encoding CinA family nicotinamide mononucleotide deamidase-related protein, which translates into the protein MQAEILATGEEIRTGAVLDSNSAHIARRLEQEGLTVVRHLCVGDDLALLAATLKEIGVRAEVAVVTGGLGPTVDDLSAAAAARAAGVATVLNPEALAAVQRFLQALGIPLSPSQRKQALLPEGADWLANPVGSAPGFEMVIGRCRFFFLPGVPHEMRRMLAEQVLPRLHRLLPAARERHLTHTVSVFGETEAAVGDRLAPLPEKFPGVRLGLRADFPQIQVKLYLSGAAGRDLDQHLAAAAGWVRERLGPAVFSEGGEAMETVVGRLLLARKATLAVAESCTGGLICHWLTNVPGSSGFFLFGGVTYANSAKSGVLGVDGQTLARVGAVHEETAREMAVGVRRVAGATYGLATSGIAGPDGGSPEKPVGTVCIGLAGPQAANAFRFRFTSGRRLANKTRFAMKALDLLRCALLEAAV
- a CDS encoding DnaJ domain-containing protein, with translation MRFWLIILGLVYLVSPVDLFSDFFIGWGWLDDLLILWLLWHFLLKNWISDRSAGNPDGHQSDERFEQQRSDSAAGQPSRSADPFAVLGVRPGAPAEDIKAAYRRLVNRYHPDKLQHLGEEFRQLAEKKFKDIQSAYQSLKDAGQV
- the rpsI gene encoding 30S ribosomal protein S9 gives rise to the protein MEKEVYYATGKRKTSIARTWIMPGTGQITVNDRPLEDYFKLQSARKTLAQPFEATNTLGAYDVKIRVLGGGTSGQAGAIRHGITRALLVANPEFRKLLKRAGFIRRDPRAKERKKYGQRGARARFQFSKR
- the rplM gene encoding 50S ribosomal protein L13; translation: MKKYTYSAKRADNQEKWYVVNAQDAVLGRLATSVAARLRGKHNPLFTPHADTGDWIVVVNADKIRLTGRKWDQKNYYRHSGYMGGLKTITARKLLEKRPEDLIRFAVKGMLPKNRLGRQLFKKLKVYAGSQHPHEAQQPEVLEFS
- a CDS encoding endonuclease/exonuclease/phosphatase family protein produces the protein MGGTNPDRLSVMTFNLRFGLADDGANGWEFRRRSVGALLRNFQADFMGFQEVNHFQADFLQTLLSAHRLIGQRQPAPPFWQNNLIFYHRAWRCVHREHFFLSATPGIPSRFPDSRWPRQCTLGVFQSGSRRLACINTHFDFEDDIQVRSARIILQRLAQLPASQASLLLGDFNADPSRPCYRVFTGGGPETGTEGGPAFRNVCSPPFPATFHGFKGGRSGRHIDWILYRGGLAPETCRVIEERFEGRYPSDHYPLRAVFRWQPHPKPQND